Proteins from a genomic interval of Bradyrhizobium sp. CCBAU 53340:
- a CDS encoding GcrA family cell cycle regulator produces the protein MEPGHWSSEHSDALCDYFFKGLSYAEIGRRINARFGTAYTRNAVIGRAKRLGLGIGTPERMISPSIVPSLPGESTPLTPPRAAPPGLNLPPPSALKPANPVKLRCVGVQPRLITLDELERGDCRYPYGGDKEGELISFCGHPRQIGSSYCTPHARLTRGPGAARTAAAAVLRLVSAA, from the coding sequence ATGGAACCGGGCCATTGGTCGTCGGAGCATTCCGACGCGCTTTGCGACTATTTCTTCAAAGGACTGTCATATGCGGAGATCGGAAGACGGATTAACGCAAGGTTTGGAACGGCTTACACGCGCAACGCGGTGATCGGTCGCGCCAAGCGGCTTGGGCTCGGGATCGGCACGCCCGAACGAATGATAAGCCCGTCGATCGTGCCGTCCTTACCAGGCGAGTCTACTCCGCTGACACCGCCGCGTGCCGCGCCACCCGGCCTGAATCTGCCGCCGCCATCGGCCTTGAAACCGGCCAATCCGGTCAAGCTGCGCTGCGTCGGTGTCCAGCCGCGCCTGATAACGCTGGACGAGCTCGAACGAGGCGATTGCCGCTACCCCTATGGCGGCGACAAGGAGGGCGAACTGATCAGCTTCTGCGGCCACCCGCGTCAAATAGGCTCAAGCTACTGCACGCCGCACGCGCGCCTCACTCGCGGCCCCGGCGCGGCCCGTACGGCTGCTGCCGCCGTGCTGAGGCTCGTCTCCGCCGCCTGA
- a CDS encoding S24 family peptidase, translated as MLDVAMIERGLEKTGKSKGGLAAAMGVRPGAVSEILGGERLVKASEIIPIMQYLELNLAPIMGRVGAGAVIEPDVEQVPPEGLGDIALPFPIMEETVAFEIVGDSMLPKYESGDVIVVYKDQRHPLSSFYGEEAVVRLKTGERYLKTIERGKSPSVVNLVSFNAKPIVGVKLDWVGEICLSMPKGQLERLRAKSARPRKKSR; from the coding sequence ATGTTGGACGTTGCGATGATCGAGCGGGGCCTGGAAAAGACGGGCAAGAGCAAGGGCGGGCTTGCCGCGGCGATGGGCGTCCGCCCGGGTGCGGTGTCGGAAATCCTCGGCGGCGAACGCCTGGTGAAAGCTTCGGAAATCATTCCGATCATGCAATACCTTGAGCTGAACCTCGCCCCGATCATGGGCCGCGTCGGCGCCGGCGCGGTGATCGAGCCAGATGTCGAGCAGGTCCCGCCGGAAGGGCTGGGCGACATCGCGCTGCCGTTCCCGATCATGGAAGAGACCGTGGCCTTCGAAATCGTCGGCGATTCGATGCTGCCCAAATATGAAAGCGGCGACGTGATCGTGGTCTACAAGGACCAGCGTCATCCATTGTCGAGCTTCTACGGCGAAGAGGCCGTGGTCCGGCTCAAGACCGGCGAGCGCTATCTGAAGACCATCGAACGGGGCAAATCTCCCTCCGTCGTCAACCTCGTCAGCTTCAATGCCAAGCCAATCGTCGGCGTCAAGCTCGACTGGGTCGGAGAAATCTGCCTCTCGATGCCCAAAGGCCAGCTCGAGCGGCTGCGCGCCAAGTCGGCCCGGCCGCGCAAGAAGAGCCGGTAA
- a CDS encoding phasin, whose product MIEPKLEVPAELRDLAEKTIDQAEKAFGMFFDAATKSMSSVPGAGADVSKQALAFTEQNMKAAFEHARKLVHATDLQEAMRIQSEFLRSQFTNAGDHMRQMTGNFMQPGKGKS is encoded by the coding sequence ATGATCGAACCGAAGCTCGAAGTGCCGGCTGAACTGCGCGACCTGGCTGAGAAGACGATCGACCAGGCGGAGAAGGCCTTCGGCATGTTTTTCGATGCCGCCACCAAATCCATGTCGTCCGTTCCGGGAGCGGGCGCCGACGTGTCCAAGCAGGCGCTTGCCTTCACCGAGCAGAACATGAAAGCGGCATTCGAACATGCCCGCAAGCTGGTTCACGCAACCGATCTTCAGGAAGCGATGCGAATCCAGTCCGAGTTCCTGCGCAGCCAGTTCACCAATGCCGGCGATCACATGCGCCAGATGACCGGCAACTTCATGCAGCCGGGCAAGGGCAAATCCTGA
- a CDS encoding cytochrome c — MREHIRRTWLLLATISGLNASPVFAADPTHGADLARRWCASCHVVTSGQTQASADVPSFASVARKPDFNADRLAFFLLDPHPKMPNFPLSRIEAADIAAYIGSLRQ, encoded by the coding sequence ATGCGCGAACATATAAGACGAACTTGGCTTCTGCTCGCGACAATCTCGGGCCTCAATGCGTCGCCTGTTTTTGCGGCTGATCCCACTCATGGCGCCGATCTCGCCCGGCGCTGGTGCGCCAGCTGTCATGTCGTGACGAGCGGCCAGACCCAAGCCAGCGCCGACGTGCCCTCCTTCGCATCGGTTGCACGCAAGCCTGATTTCAACGCCGACAGGCTTGCCTTCTTCCTGCTCGATCCACATCCGAAAATGCCGAACTTTCCGTTGAGCCGGATCGAAGCCGCCGATATCGCGGCCTACATCGGATCGCTGCGCCAATAG